A stretch of the Ischnura elegans chromosome 5, ioIscEleg1.1, whole genome shotgun sequence genome encodes the following:
- the LOC124158764 gene encoding probable serine hydrolase isoform X3: protein MYHVRCVGRLSGSSGKWWGDPDSKPLLGLHGWQDNAATFDGIAPLLPKNVSLLALDLPGHGFSSWYPYNTCYNSSQGLLVLRQVVKYFEWDKISILGHSMGGAYGFLYAAVFPDDVDKLIMLDMARPMAISPNQLVLDAQDIIQRCLKNNHMSLETGPRFTYDELVSRLFKGYRGSLTEESCRVLLKRGAVKMPCGKYSFSRDPRLNSTTSDLSAFPLSLIYSMAENIKCEVLNLKGKSGVNFISEKDYHNALQFIRKSAKKFEFHEVDGTHHFHLNEPSAAGSLIAQFLDV from the exons atgtaccATGTCAGATGTGTTGGACGCTTATCTGGAAGTTCAG GAAAATGGTGGGGAGACCCAGACTCAAAACCTCTACTTGGTCTTCATGGCTGGCAGGATAATGCTGCTACCTTTGATGGAATCGCTCCTCTCCTTCCAAAAAATGTTAGCCTGCTTGCTTTGGACTTGCCAGGTCATGGTTTCTCTTCATGGTATCCATATAACACTTGCTATAATTCATCTCAAGGTTTACTAGTGCTCCGTCAAGTGGTCAAATACTTTGAGTGGGACAAAATATCTATCTTGGGACATTCAATGGGAGGGGCGTATGGCTTTCTTTATGCTGCAGTTTTTCCTGATGATGTTGATAAACTGATCATGTTAGATATGGCCAGGCCAATGGCAATTTCTCCTAATCAGTTGGTGCTAGATGCTCAGGATATTATTCAGCGGTGTTTAAAAAACAATCACATGAGCTTAGAGACTGGCCCACGGTTTACATATGATGAGCTAGTGTCACGTCTGTTCAAGGGCTACAGAGGTTCCCTAACTGAAGAATCATGCCGAGTGCTTCTCAAAAGGGGAGCTGTGAAGATGCCGTGTGGAAAGTATTCCTTTTCACGAGATCCTCGGCTTAACAGTACAACCAGTGACTTGTCTGCATTTCCCCTTTCTCTTATTTACAGTATGGCAGAAAACATTAAGTGTGAAGTGCTAAACTTGAAAGGGAAGTCTGGTGTTAATTTTATATCTGAAAAAGATTATCATAATGCTCTTCAATTCATCCGGAAATCAGCtaagaaatttgaatttcatgaaGTTGATGGAACTCATCATTTCCACTTGAATGAACCATCTGCAGCTGGTTCTTTGATAGCTCAATTTTTGGATGTTTAG
- the LOC124158764 gene encoding probable serine hydrolase isoform X2, with amino-acid sequence MQNLQRFRFPVSVFLGNCRKWKSSGNAFEINIPVPWGHVAGKWWGDPDSKPLLGLHGWQDNAATFDGIAPLLPKNVSLLALDLPGHGFSSWYPYNTCYNSSQGLLVLRQVVKYFEWDKISILGHSMGGAYGFLYAAVFPDDVDKLIMLDMARPMAISPNQLVLDAQDIIQRCLKNNHMSLETGPRFTYDELVSRLFKGYRGSLTEESCRVLLKRGAVKMPCGKYSFSRDPRLNSTTSDLSAFPLSLIYSMAENIKCEVLNLKGKSGVNFISEKDYHNALQFIRKSAKKFEFHEVDGTHHFHLNEPSAAGSLIAQFLDV; translated from the exons ATGCAAAATCTTCAGAGATTTCGTTTCCCTGTATCTGTTTTCTTGGGAAACTGCCGAAAATGGAAATCGTCTGGGAACGCCTTCGAAATAAATATTCCGGTACCATGGGGACACGTTGCAG GAAAATGGTGGGGAGACCCAGACTCAAAACCTCTACTTGGTCTTCATGGCTGGCAGGATAATGCTGCTACCTTTGATGGAATCGCTCCTCTCCTTCCAAAAAATGTTAGCCTGCTTGCTTTGGACTTGCCAGGTCATGGTTTCTCTTCATGGTATCCATATAACACTTGCTATAATTCATCTCAAGGTTTACTAGTGCTCCGTCAAGTGGTCAAATACTTTGAGTGGGACAAAATATCTATCTTGGGACATTCAATGGGAGGGGCGTATGGCTTTCTTTATGCTGCAGTTTTTCCTGATGATGTTGATAAACTGATCATGTTAGATATGGCCAGGCCAATGGCAATTTCTCCTAATCAGTTGGTGCTAGATGCTCAGGATATTATTCAGCGGTGTTTAAAAAACAATCACATGAGCTTAGAGACTGGCCCACGGTTTACATATGATGAGCTAGTGTCACGTCTGTTCAAGGGCTACAGAGGTTCCCTAACTGAAGAATCATGCCGAGTGCTTCTCAAAAGGGGAGCTGTGAAGATGCCGTGTGGAAAGTATTCCTTTTCACGAGATCCTCGGCTTAACAGTACAACCAGTGACTTGTCTGCATTTCCCCTTTCTCTTATTTACAGTATGGCAGAAAACATTAAGTGTGAAGTGCTAAACTTGAAAGGGAAGTCTGGTGTTAATTTTATATCTGAAAAAGATTATCATAATGCTCTTCAATTCATCCGGAAATCAGCtaagaaatttgaatttcatgaaGTTGATGGAACTCATCATTTCCACTTGAATGAACCATCTGCAGCTGGTTCTTTGATAGCTCAATTTTTGGATGTTTAG
- the LOC124158764 gene encoding probable serine hydrolase isoform X4 → MKTVLHQSGKWWGDPDSKPLLGLHGWQDNAATFDGIAPLLPKNVSLLALDLPGHGFSSWYPYNTCYNSSQGLLVLRQVVKYFEWDKISILGHSMGGAYGFLYAAVFPDDVDKLIMLDMARPMAISPNQLVLDAQDIIQRCLKNNHMSLETGPRFTYDELVSRLFKGYRGSLTEESCRVLLKRGAVKMPCGKYSFSRDPRLNSTTSDLSAFPLSLIYSMAENIKCEVLNLKGKSGVNFISEKDYHNALQFIRKSAKKFEFHEVDGTHHFHLNEPSAAGSLIAQFLDV, encoded by the exons ATGAAGACCGTGTTGCATCAGTCGG GAAAATGGTGGGGAGACCCAGACTCAAAACCTCTACTTGGTCTTCATGGCTGGCAGGATAATGCTGCTACCTTTGATGGAATCGCTCCTCTCCTTCCAAAAAATGTTAGCCTGCTTGCTTTGGACTTGCCAGGTCATGGTTTCTCTTCATGGTATCCATATAACACTTGCTATAATTCATCTCAAGGTTTACTAGTGCTCCGTCAAGTGGTCAAATACTTTGAGTGGGACAAAATATCTATCTTGGGACATTCAATGGGAGGGGCGTATGGCTTTCTTTATGCTGCAGTTTTTCCTGATGATGTTGATAAACTGATCATGTTAGATATGGCCAGGCCAATGGCAATTTCTCCTAATCAGTTGGTGCTAGATGCTCAGGATATTATTCAGCGGTGTTTAAAAAACAATCACATGAGCTTAGAGACTGGCCCACGGTTTACATATGATGAGCTAGTGTCACGTCTGTTCAAGGGCTACAGAGGTTCCCTAACTGAAGAATCATGCCGAGTGCTTCTCAAAAGGGGAGCTGTGAAGATGCCGTGTGGAAAGTATTCCTTTTCACGAGATCCTCGGCTTAACAGTACAACCAGTGACTTGTCTGCATTTCCCCTTTCTCTTATTTACAGTATGGCAGAAAACATTAAGTGTGAAGTGCTAAACTTGAAAGGGAAGTCTGGTGTTAATTTTATATCTGAAAAAGATTATCATAATGCTCTTCAATTCATCCGGAAATCAGCtaagaaatttgaatttcatgaaGTTGATGGAACTCATCATTTCCACTTGAATGAACCATCTGCAGCTGGTTCTTTGATAGCTCAATTTTTGGATGTTTAG
- the LOC124158764 gene encoding probable serine hydrolase isoform X1, which translates to MLVKKIEPFLIWFMQWYIFYFSPPTLFKHFGGSLYGLMYCVIMTSGKWWGDPDSKPLLGLHGWQDNAATFDGIAPLLPKNVSLLALDLPGHGFSSWYPYNTCYNSSQGLLVLRQVVKYFEWDKISILGHSMGGAYGFLYAAVFPDDVDKLIMLDMARPMAISPNQLVLDAQDIIQRCLKNNHMSLETGPRFTYDELVSRLFKGYRGSLTEESCRVLLKRGAVKMPCGKYSFSRDPRLNSTTSDLSAFPLSLIYSMAENIKCEVLNLKGKSGVNFISEKDYHNALQFIRKSAKKFEFHEVDGTHHFHLNEPSAAGSLIAQFLDV; encoded by the exons ATGCTTGtaaagaaaatagaaccttttctaatttggttcatgcaatggtacattttttatttcagtccACCAACTTTATTCAAGCATTTTGGCGGTAGCTTGTACGGATTAATGTATTGTGTAATCATGACTTCAG GAAAATGGTGGGGAGACCCAGACTCAAAACCTCTACTTGGTCTTCATGGCTGGCAGGATAATGCTGCTACCTTTGATGGAATCGCTCCTCTCCTTCCAAAAAATGTTAGCCTGCTTGCTTTGGACTTGCCAGGTCATGGTTTCTCTTCATGGTATCCATATAACACTTGCTATAATTCATCTCAAGGTTTACTAGTGCTCCGTCAAGTGGTCAAATACTTTGAGTGGGACAAAATATCTATCTTGGGACATTCAATGGGAGGGGCGTATGGCTTTCTTTATGCTGCAGTTTTTCCTGATGATGTTGATAAACTGATCATGTTAGATATGGCCAGGCCAATGGCAATTTCTCCTAATCAGTTGGTGCTAGATGCTCAGGATATTATTCAGCGGTGTTTAAAAAACAATCACATGAGCTTAGAGACTGGCCCACGGTTTACATATGATGAGCTAGTGTCACGTCTGTTCAAGGGCTACAGAGGTTCCCTAACTGAAGAATCATGCCGAGTGCTTCTCAAAAGGGGAGCTGTGAAGATGCCGTGTGGAAAGTATTCCTTTTCACGAGATCCTCGGCTTAACAGTACAACCAGTGACTTGTCTGCATTTCCCCTTTCTCTTATTTACAGTATGGCAGAAAACATTAAGTGTGAAGTGCTAAACTTGAAAGGGAAGTCTGGTGTTAATTTTATATCTGAAAAAGATTATCATAATGCTCTTCAATTCATCCGGAAATCAGCtaagaaatttgaatttcatgaaGTTGATGGAACTCATCATTTCCACTTGAATGAACCATCTGCAGCTGGTTCTTTGATAGCTCAATTTTTGGATGTTTAG
- the LOC124158763 gene encoding probable serine hydrolase, whose protein sequence is MRLLTRLHSLRAVWLAPRLLNSRKRLFSQGYGGSNITVTDITVPVPWGSVAGKWWGATDVQPIIAVHGYEDNAGSFDGLAPLLVSESTSVLAIDLPGHGLSSHYPLGMAYNFMDGVILLQILSKYFKWDKVSIIAHSFGSKVAFTYAAFFPEKVENLVGIDCVRAHITQKEEDVVYHLKTTIEHVLNLEEKMSKNKPPAYSMDGMISLVQRGSRGPMSKKCIETILKRGAKKSDINGKFCFSRDPRLRTLPFGRLSEEMLFACASRVSCNVLQIIANPGWKLGDSEARRKTDELMKKGAKRFEEHVVEGSHHIHVDAPERVAPIVKNFIAMQC, encoded by the exons ATGCGGTTGTTAACGCGGTTACATTCGTTGAGAGCCGTGTGGTTAGCTCCTAGACTCTTGAACTCTCGTAAAAGGTTATTTTCCCAAGGATATGGTGGAAGCAATATCACTGTTACAGATATTACTGTACCGGTCCCTTGGGGGAGTGTTGCAG GGAAATGGTGGGGTGCAACTGATGTACAACCAATCATTGCCGTCCATGGATATGAGGATAATGCTGGAAGTTTTGACGGGTTAGCTCCTCTGTTAGTTTCTGAAAGTACAAGTGTTCTAGCTATTGACCTACCTGGGCATGGTCTTTCTTCGCATTACCCTTTAGGAATGGCTTACAATTTTATGGATGGAGTTATACTCTTACagatattatcaaaatattttaagtgggATAAAGTAAGCATCATCGCGCATTCATTTGGTAGTAAAGTAGCATTTACATACGCTGCCTTTTTTCCTGAGAAAGTGGAGAACTTGGTCGGAATTGATTGCGTTAGAGCCCACATAACTCAGAAAGAAGAAGATGTTGTCTATCATTTAAAGACAACTATTGAACACGTActgaatttggaagaaaaaatgtcCAAGAACAAACCTCCTGCATATAGCATGGATGGAATGATCAGTTTGGTGCAGCGTGGCAGTAGAGGACCAATGTCGAAGAAGTGCATCGAAACAATTTTGAAGCGTGGGGCTAAAAAATCAGATATAAacggtaaattttgtttttctcgaGATCCCAGGCTAAGAACTTTGCCGTTTGGTAGACTATCTGAAGAAATGCTATTTGCATGTGCCTCTCGGGTATCTTGTAACGTTCTTCAGATAATTGCCAATCCTGGTTGGAAATTAGGTGATTCTGAAGCCCGCAGGAAAACTGATGAGCTGATGAAGAAGGGGGCTAAAAGGTTTGAAGAGCATGTCGTGGAGGGATCTCATCACATTCACGTGGACGCACCGGAGAGAGTTGCTCCGATAGTGAAAAATTTTATCGCGATGCAATGTTAA
- the LOC124158762 gene encoding probable serine hydrolase, whose product MRLLGLALLFHLSRHQSLSSAEIVLVGLWSSEREWSKSLFCNHVRNDSAITKISIQRASAFNFLKNISLIGEMKLLVHKCIIRQLTISSVRKFSKDVKEVKIPVPWGHISGKWWGRTDIQPLLGLHGWQDNAGTFDGVAPFLPDHISLFAIDFPGHGLSSWYPSSICYNTMQELLTIRRIVKHMGWERVSLLGHSMGSEIAFLYASVYPEETETLIGLDLAKPVTAKPQRVLQKAGSIVEKVLQMHDINREKSPRYTYSELVERLHKGYKGSLSKDCCEILLKRGKVQLPCGNYYYSRDPRLNASPALLSEYPLSLLMKLASNIKCEVLNLKGKPGKDFENPKYYHETIDILRKSAKRLEFHEVEGTHHFHLSNPRPTADHIINFLSVK is encoded by the exons ATGAGGCTGTTGGGGCTGGCATTATTATTTCACCTCAGTCGTCACCAGAGTTTATCTTCCGCGGAAATAGTGTTGGTTGGACTTTGGTCTAGTGAGAGAGAATGGAGTAAATCCTTATTTTGTAATCATGTGAGAAATGACAGTGCAATAACGAAAATATCGATCCAACGAGCGTCtgccttcaattttttaaaaaatatttctttgattggAGAAATGAAGCTGTTGGTCCATAAATGCATAATACGGCAATTAACTATTAGTTCCGTTCGAAAATTCTCTAAAGACGTTAAGGAAGTGAAAATCCCTGTACCATGGGGTCACATTTCAG GAAAATGGTGGGGGCGAACTGATATCCAGCCATTACTCGGTCTTCATGGTTGGCAGGATAATGCGGGTACTTTTGATGGAGTGGCACCATTTTTACCAGACCACATCAGCCTTTTTGCCATCGACTTTCCGGGCCACGGTTTATCATCCTGGTACCCTTCAAGTATTTGCTACAATACGATGCAGGAGCTATTAACTATTCGACGGATTGTTAAGCATATGGGATGGGAACGTGTGTCACTTCTTGGACATTCTATGGGAAGTGAAATAGCGTTCCTGTATGCGTCTGTATACCCGGAAGAAACGGAGACTTTGATAGGTCTTGATTTGGCTAAGCCTGTAACAGCAAAGCCTCAACGTGTCCTTCAGAAAGCAGGTTCAATTGTGGAGAAGGTTTTACAAATGCACGATATCAACCGAGAGAAATCTCCTAGGTACACTTACTCGGAGTTGGTCGAAAGACTTCATAAGGGCTATAAAGGATCACTCTCCAAAGATTGCTGTGAAATTTTGTTGAAACGTGGAAAGGTACAACTTCCTTGTGGTAACTATTATTATTCCAGGGATCCACGACTTAACGCAAGTCCGGCCTTACTGTCGGAATATCCTCTTAGTCTTCTCATGAAATTGGCTAGTAACATAAAATGTGAGGTACTAAATCTTAAGGGTAAACCTGGGAAGGATTTTGAGAACCCAAAATATTACCATGAAACTattgatattttaagaaaatcgGCTAAAAGACTTGAGTTTCATGAAGTTGAAGGTACTCATCATTTTCACCTGAGTAATCCTAGACCAACAGCAGaccatattattaattttttgagtgtAAAGTAA